In Paralichthys olivaceus isolate ysfri-2021 chromosome 12, ASM2471397v2, whole genome shotgun sequence, the genomic window GAACAGCAAAATGTCTGTAAATGAACCGGAGTTCACTCAACAGGCTCACTTTCCTctgtcagtttttaaaaaggctaaaacctaaaattaaaaatgacttgTTATAGTCAACACATACAtgcaatataaatatacagactAATATTCAGACAGGTGCAATGTATACAAATAAGTAACAATACAACATAAGAGACAAAGTGCACACAACAGATAGTTTTGCTCAGAATAAAACACTGTAGAGTTTGAACACAGAACAGTGACGAGTCTTCATGGCGACGACAGTGTGAGACAACAAGTAGCTGAAGTCGACCCTGAGAGAGGATCTTGGGATTTATTTCTCAGGAGCCGTTTTGCTTTGCGGTTACActattgattattgatcatcCACGCAGAGGGAAACACCAAAGTTTGATTAACAAAAAAACCTGGAAGGTTTAAAAAATCCATTTTTGAAAGCCTCAGAATGGTTCAATCACTTTCTGTTTggagcttaaaggtccagtgtgtaagatttaggtgaaagggaactattggcagaaatttaatgtagaataattctcatgatgttttcactagtttgtttcatctaaattatatgaattgtagttttctttaccccagaaaaggcccttgatatataaatactttatatgtacattgagggggtcctctctatggaggatTTCACACGATACCAGTTTGATTataaattcaacatttaaagacaaaaaaaatgatttaacagATAAATAGAATTTTCTCCCAGCTTTAACATTTAGTTGCATTTTATGAATTTTTAAAGACATCTGCTTTAAATTGTTATTCTGTAACTTAAAGCTTATTAACAAaccattgaaaaaaaacaacctggaGACTAAAATTAAACGACATTAATTCAATGTatcactttatttacattttatgagGTTGTAATTTTTCCAGTAACGCTCTGAACGACATTACCTTATTTACATCCAGTTCCAGATGTTCCCTCCAGAGGTGCTCAACCAACCGGTGCCGGATATCATTCATCCCAGGAGCCTGAACAAGGAATTACATGACAATTCTGTTCATCTTGAGCTtggaacattaaaaacatacttAACCTTAAGTGCCCGTCTGTaccattttatttatctgtaatcactttaaacatttttaaagaaattacaCTTTGAGCTGAACACTTATGTTGTTTTGCATTATTGTTTAGTGGTCTCCGTATCTTGTTTTTACTTGTAATTGCCCTACACCAAATTGCCTTCATAATTAATGAGGttgaattgtattgtattatttatgttgtgtgaTAAACTTCTTACACAAGTTAAGATTAGAAATACACAAAGCAATGACAGAggtttgtttccttttattaACACATGCATATTGATGTGTGACATTTATTTGACCTTTGCTCCCTTTGAATTAACATCTTTCATTTCCCCCAGTGTCCCCATTTCTTCCTCAGCACAAAGAGGGCTGAGTTTCCATGTCCACAATTTGTCGGGATGTCTGGTCAGAGGATGGTAAATAAAGCGATTCACACAGTGGAGGCAGTGAGGAGAGGGAAAGCAAAATGTAGTCCAGATGATACTCCTGCAGCCGTCCAGATTCACAATGAAGCATTGTCTCGTTACGCAGGGTGGAGTTCATAATGTGaagagtctgttttttttttcttttcttttttttcaagccCAAACTTAAGTCAATAAAAGCAGCGTGAATAACAACATCCTCTGTTCAGGTGGTCTTCTAAAATGACAATAACCCTCCTGCTCAGAATACAGCAGAGCACTGTCCTGAAGGTAAACACCGGGATGGATTTCATTCTCTCCTTAAAAGTCAACACACTGACTGTCACACTTGTATAGACTAGGTCTATTTCAGGTATAAAGACTTTGTTGTTGATCGTATAAAACTATGAAAGTTCAGCTAAAGGTAAAGACATGAAGGAACTGAGAAAAGTTTACTTTCTTTTGAATGTTAAAAGTAATTACCCATTCAgaacttgtgtttttgtataaaCTCAGATGAGGCACCTGCAACAGAAGCTATACAACATACAAAGTCTTTGCAGCGCTGTTTATTAACTACCCTGAAAATCTGTCAATTCATCAGCAGTCATCACAGCAGTAAGCGTCAATTGACAACTGCAAATATATGGTCTTAGTCAGGCAACATTTTCTTAAAgataaaaagggaaaatagcaaaacacaaattaaaccttttaaatatctttaagTTGTGTGGTTTGAATGTTCAAATTTGGGTTTACACTGCTTTCATGAATTAGAACTGAGTCTCAATTTCGAGTTCTGCTAGAGGTTCCCCATTAGACTAtttcctttaaaacaaaaaagtataattattttattttaacattataaatgttattataaagaATAATCTTTAATAGATTCTGGTCAGGGAGGTTAGGTGGGTGAACATCTAACTGACCATGTGTTGATCCTCTGAATTGAAGAGAGAAGAATGAAAACCAGCTGACAGTGAAGCTCTCACAGGCCTGACAGAACCGTGCTGAACTGTATTCTGAGCTCTCCCTCTGGGGATTGTGTCGTATTATTTCTTTTTGGGGGCATTGGGTGTGTTGAATTTGAAAAAGATAATGTCCCCGTCCTCCACGATGTAGTTCCTGCCCTGTTGTCTGTATTTCCCAGCAGCCTGAAAAAAGAAGGGGAGAACATCAAATTTAAAGTGTGTTCAATTACGAGTGAATCTAACAGTGAAGCAGCGCTAGCGTGAAATTAGCATCtacataaaaatacacaccTTGGCTGCATTTTCACTGCCCTCCTCTTTGAAGTCGATGAACTTCATCACCTCGGCCATGATGAAGCCTTTCTCAAAGTCAGTGTGGATCTTTCCTGCGGCCTGAGGAGCCTTGGAACCTTTCTGTTGAAGCAAGACAGAACCGAAAATCTCAAAAACATAACTGAAAATACATCAACACGCTCCTTCAGTATTTTATCAATCAGGCATAAGATTTACAGCATAAAGTAGGATATTATTGCAATTATTACAATGCAATATTCTGCCGAAAATGTTAAAAGCTCTCAAAAAGTCAGTCAAATTCTATAGTGACACTCAACTATGATAATGGAGCATTGTACAGTAGCCCACAAGGCCAAAATACAccgaagaaagaaaaaatacacagtaaaCAGAAATGTGTTGTATCTGATCACTCACCCTGACGGTCCATGCTCGCACCTCATCTGGTCCCGCTGTGAAGAAGTATTCCAGCTGTAGCGCTGCATAGCCGGTCTTTATTATTTTGGTCAGAACACTGGtatgaaattaaaaagagaGGAGCCATGAAGGAACAGCTCAAGCTAAAATTAATCTTTACAATGTAGATATATGAATAAGTTATCGTTTATGTTGACAGTAACACATGAGTATTTAGTCCAGAACTACACAATGATGCatctttatatattattattttttaattattcattgtAAGTTGTGcctgaactgaaaacacaccCTGCTATGGTGCATACTATATACTGAAGTAACCATGAACACATGTAGCTGTGAGTTTCCTGCTGTGacatataaaatgtttattgtaaCAGAGGACGACTGCTTTATGTGTGTTTACTCAAAATAATTTACCTTTCACAAGGTGAGTAAAATCCTACTACACCGACTGTGAGGTACTTTCAGATATTCAGCTGTCGGTCAGTTTATTCAAGAGAATCTGTTGAAACTGATTAATATTATTAAACTGATTAATCAAACTGACAGTGACAGAACATTACTGAACTACAACTTTGATTATCTATTTATCAGTTGAGAAAGTTagcaaacatttctctttacttGTTATGATTGTAAGAGAAGATGTGTTGTActtgtgaaaataatttttctGGTGATAACACATCACCGTAGGATCTGGAAAATTATGGGAGGTATCACATAATTTTgtgacattcatattcatctGAACCTAATAAAATGGATTCTAGTTATATGCCTCACCTCTGCGTCTTCAGCTCCTCACAgtattttttcttctcctcctcatcctcaatGTCCAGCAGTTTGGATTCCAGAGCTCCACTCAGGGGAATGACCAGAGCACCAGGGTCATGAGCGTCTACCCAATCCTTGATTTTTGCCAAcctgtgaaacaaaaaatgGACAGAAGTTAAACCTCTCAATACTCAACGGCTAAATATATGGACAAATAATGTACGGGACATGTGCGCACAAAAGCTGAGAGCAAATGAAACTAAACCTACCACTTGTTCTTTTTTCTGATGTAATCCTTCTCTGAGAGATTCACCAGGTAGATCATGGGCTTCGATGTCAGAAACAGGTATTTGTTCAACACCTCAATCTGTGgagagacattaaaaaaaggGTTTAGAAACagttttatatacatatatactttTCAGATACTTTCTCAAGAAATCCTTCTGCTAAGACAATGAGCATCCTGTCACAGGTTTGACGGATGCAGTGATAATAAATCAGAAGGAAATCCCTTTAAAACAAGCTGAACACAGTGAAAGCAACAATTACGACAATAAAGGGATAACGACTACCATAAATTTGCACATTTGTcaaaaaagcaacaaataacagaaaaaattaataaatgagaaatattATTAGATGCAATAAagctaaaaatgtatttaaactgaACCATATATTGTAGAAATACtagcacacacactgtacctctTTGTCATTCCAGTCATTGTAAAACCTGACGGGTTTCTTCTCTTCCACCACCCAGTTCTTCACCTTTATCATGATGTCCTGAAGCAACAAGCAGGAGCAGCAGTTAGGTGACATTACCACACAGACAACAGATGCACAGCAACTGCTCTCCCTGACACACTTTACTTTCTCACTGACACACTTTACTTACATATTCAGGCTTTAGTTTCTTGTCGCCTCCTCTGACAGCAGTTTTCTCCAGTTTGTCGAGAATTGGATCCATCATCTCCTCATCTTTTAGTCGCAGCTCCTCGTGGATGATCTCAATGTCCCTCACTGGGTCAACGTTGCCCTCCACGTGGATAATATCCTCATCGTCAAATGCACCTTTAAAGCACAAACATTAACAGATGAAACCAGCTTGTCAAAAAAATTAACACTTGTTGAAATCTGAGGGTTAAAGATAAATTCCACTCATTAACAAAATCTGCCTTTCCATTCTGTGTGTCTTGTGCAGCCTTGACTACAACTTGCCCCCTAACACCTGTCCACTCTGCTCAGTTGCTGCcacgcagcagctgcagccggCAGTAGCAGTGACAACTCACGGGTCATGTGGAAGATCCCGTCACAGGCACTGATGTGGGAGAGAAAGGCATTTCCAAGTCCCTGTCCTGCGTGAGCTCCTTTCACCAGACCAGCAATGTCCACAACATTCAGGAAGGCAGGGACCTTACTACAAGCAAGCGAAAAAACAGATCGTGTCAGTGAGATGCTGTAATGTGTCCAAACACACTGTAGACGGTGAGAATCCCATGGTGGAAGGAAGATGTTGATTTTATAATAAtctaaatgttcagtgtgtaagatttaggggaaagggatctattggtagaaactgaatataaaatagtcctagtgatgttttcactcgtgtgtaATCATTTCAATTGGaccaattgttgttttctttaccctagaatgagccctttatatttaaatactttatatttacatcaggatgccgccatgtttttttacagtcctCCAAACTGGACacactaaacaccttttgagtttttatgacaactgagggtttccacaggttctctttcctgtttggaatgggagggtgaggggtgttcatctgcaacatgacacttcaccactaaattctacacactgaacgtTTAAGATGCAAAtgtccatgcatgtgtgtcGTGAGTGATGTTGTGAACTCGTCAGTGCTAAAAAAAGTTGAGTGCGGTTTTGTCATGGCACACACCTGGCTGGTTTGTGGTACTGGCAGAGGAAATCGAAGCGCTCATCTGGAACAGGTACTCTGCTCTCATTTGGGTCAATCGTGCAGAATGGGAAgttctctgcagcagcttgGCTTTTGGTCAGCACGTTGAAAAAGGTGGATttcctgcagaggaggaaatgagaagATGATCGGCTGCAGCCCAAAGTGTGTTTGGTGTCTCACCACATCTCCACTGCAGGTGTCATGAACGTACCCAACGTTGGGCAGTCCCACGATTCCAATTTTCAAAGATGTGCCGAACCGTCCGATTAATGGAGGCTGCTTCGGGGCTTCTCCCTTTTTGGGGGGCATCTGCAGGAGTTACAAGAAGTCGGTTACACCCTGACAGCCATGATGGAGTAACACCACCACGGTCCTGTTAGTTATACCAACACCAGTCTGAGCTGTTTAATGTGGCTTCACTAAAAAACGTGTCCAGTCATATGCTCATTCAAACACGGcgtgctaacgttagctagtgGCTAACAGGATCCAGTTCGAGCTGTTAGCCAGAATATCTCAGCGAACACAGAGTCCAGTGTGGATGTAAcgtgaaacacaaacaaccggGGAGGTGTTACACTGTGAGCCCCTCGTGTGGTACCTTTCAGTCGGTCTCGAGCCTGGGGACAGCGTGTGGTTCACGGTTCGGGGCTGAGCGCACACACGGCCGCTCCACTGGAAAGACAAGCCCAGGGCAGAGCGGAAGTGTTTGGACGCGACGgctctctgattggtcggcGAAGGAGCACGGGTGCCACGTCACAGCTGCGttaaagtttttcattttactcaGTTAGTGTTTCAGACACTTTCTGTAGTGACTGTCTGACTCCTTCaagctaactaactaacacGTTTCAACAGACATTTCAACATTATTGACCAGTTGCACTGTGAATGCattatctgtatttaaatgattgCTGTGATTTTGATTTGAATCCCCGAGTGTTAGTATGAGATGATCAGAGTAAAGTAAAAACAGTGTTTGACCTCACAGCGTCAGAAAAGAGCAAGAATACATAGCTGAAGACAAGATGTGTGTCAGTTTAAAAAATCTACACTTATTTTATGTACAACTGGAATCACATAGTTAAAGATGATATCTAATGAACACTGTATAAACAATGTGAATATAGGCTGCAGatagattttatattttgaacTGCAAAACTCTCATCCTGAGTGTTCTGAATATGCACCataatagtaaaaataaatatacattaaagttcttcttcttcgtcgTTGTTGTTGTAATAAACACACTCCAAGCACTCACTCAATTTcatatgcatttttaaaaatcacagaATAAATAAGAGAGTTCCGAATGCAAAGTGCAGAGTGTCAggtgacttttaaaataaatatctaatGAATAACATTAGTGTATTTTGATAAATGTGCGTGTTGATAATCTATACAAGAGCCTCTGTGTCACTTCACGTGCATGAAAACGACAGAAGATCAACTTCCACTGCAGGAACATGATAGTTTCTGTCAATTGCGCATGCGCCCGCAGAGGACGTAGGTCCGCCATCTTGTCTGCAGCCTGGTGTCCTCTGCGGGGTGTAGCCATTTCAAGTCGATTCAATTCAGATCAGTTTTGTTGATGCAGATATTAAACTTTATTATCTCAGCGGAGGTAACACAGTGACGTGTAAACCTAAATGTCAGACTGGTGTCATAATGAAAATCAACACGTGACATTCATGTAATTATCTTGTTAATAAGGGATGAACATACATACTCCTGCAAAGGAATCATGTATGGACCAATTACAAGTTAAGAATAacacaatttaataaaaaacatttctcaacTGATCTGCAAAGAGTGGCTGAAAGGTCCTGAAATCAACACTTTAAGTCCATGGAATAATAAGTCAAAGAGAATTCTTTACTGAGGGACTGCCCTAAGAGTTACTCATATATGTGAACAGTGGAATCTCTAAAGCTGAAATGGTTTAATTAGATGAATATATGTGGATTATGGGCTGCTGGTCAAAATTAACATTTGCAATTTCTCAGGTTGAGCCTTTAAGAGATGATAAAGAATGATAGCAACATCTTTATGGACGAAACAGTCTAGAATGTATTGAACAAATGAGTTTATGGATATTATCAGTAGCATTTGCTTGTTACTATACATTTGGATCCATCCATGTTCTTCTTTCACCAATTCTAGCCACAGTTCTCAGTATGAATACAATTCAGTCTTTCTTGGCACAATATAAGTTTAATTGTTACCAAAACAGCTTTCACTCATAGTGCTGCTGGAAGTTAAGATGTCCCaggaaacatacacacagcatcACAGATACAGTACAAAGCAGCTAACAGAATATAATCCAACCATTATGACATTCATATTCTTTTCCCAAGATATTTCAAAATGAAGTGATGTTGAATACGAGAATTCAAACCAGTAATTTTTATTTGTCAAGGGGAAAAAACTTCAAATGTTTGATAGGACTTCATGTTACATCACTGGAAGCGTTCTTGCTTCTAAATCCACTGGGCAAAGCGGACATTACATGTTACTACAATTAATAAACAGAGCAACTGAGTTTGTTTTGCTTATTTACAACCCTCCCCAAAAGTAATTCCCAttataaagagagaaaatgagtgtttaaaacacatcactgatcAAACTACTTCAGAAATCAGCTACATACAAACAGCAGAAAGAGAACATGTGGTTTAACTTACACCGAAAATTCTTCTAATGTAAGAAAGTAAGTCTGTCGAGCTAATCAATCATAAACAAGCCAAAACTTTGCTtgtttaaaagtattttaagCAGATCTGGAGAATTGCAATTTTCACCCGTTcaattttaaaacacttttttcatcatttcttcCAAACTAGTATAATTACATTCATATGtttctatatattttctatCTTCCTGACACTAAATTATCGCATGTTACTTGTCACTTATAACTTGCTGATGTATTTTGattcttgctgctgtaacactgtaaatttccccattgtgggactaataaaggacttCTTATTAATCTTAAACAATTGTGTTGATTTTGATTAAATCATCACCAACGCTGTGgttctctgacagactgcattTCAGGACTATTCTATTTCACTTTTAATACAAAAGCAAATCGAGCATTCCAATATCATGAATAATCTGGtagataaacaacaacaaaaaaacgtACAAAGAAACAAGCAATAACATTGAACCTGTCGACTCCTCTCGTGCAGCTCAGTAGTGACctgtaaagaaaatgacaaaaaggaTATGAACATATTTAATAATTGTTAGTTCTTGTGGATCTAATAAATTACAAACTGTTCCAAAGACAGCTAATGTGTGAAAATTTAATGGCTGAATTTTTATATGAattttcaataaatcaatatattcTAATCACTGCGGTTGAATGATAGAAAGATGGTTTAAACTCACGAGGTGAGTAGGACCGGGACCGGGATCGAGAGCGGTAGCCCCTGCTGTAGTAAGGAGATGGAGATCTGCgtctggagagagaaaaagaaaaatacatcacTTCACCCGAGGTCTTGAATTGGATACATGTTTACGATCACTGAATGAATCAATTAGTTTGAACCAGGAAATTCTGAAAGCTGAATCATCAATGGCTCAAACAGGCCACAAAGAACCAACCTGTATGATCTGTACTCTCTGTCCTCATAACGATCATAGTCCCGGTCGTATCCTCTATCATAGCCTCTGTCGTAGCCCCTGTCATAGTCCCTTGAGACGCGCCGTGACGAACCACCACTACTGCTGCTTCCGCTGCCGCTGCCACTGCCTCcgcctccaccaccaccactaaaAGATACACAGAATTAAGTTAAGCCTGGAAGACaccacaaacagaacaaaaacaaaacaaaatatcttGACTCTAAAAATATATGAAGGCGATGATGGTGGAGAAACACTTACTATGTGGGACGCCCCATGTAGATTCcaggggtgggggtgtgggCTCGTTTAGTAATGGAGAAATCCACTCGGATCCTGCGTCCATCGAGCTCCATTCCATTAGCACGCTCCTTCgcctgaaacaaacagaaatagaCTTTTGAAATAAAACGTACTTGCTGTGAAATGGGAAGTAAATActcaacacaataaataaataaatatgtttcctCGTCTCGTTCTCCATACCTCATTAGAGTCTTCTCGATTTTCAAAGTAGACAAAGGCAAAGCCTCGCGAACGACGCGACTGTTGGTCGTACACAATGTTGACGTCACTCAAGGGGCCATATTTAGAGAAAACATCCCTCAGATCTCTCTCAGTGGTGTAGAGGCTCAGTCCAAACACACCCAGACAGCTGTTGGGATCAGGGTTGGCCtatgagagaaaagagatgtgAAGAGAGTGAAAACACTGTAATGTAAAAAGCTGTTCATGAATACATATGCATTGTATATGATATGCAGTTGATGCATGTGGATAAGCTGGGAAATTCACAGAGCAGGGTAAAATAGCTAGTGCTATATTAAAGGTGATAGCTGAGAACATTTTCTGGATTTTCCGGGATTTTGGTTTAGAATTAAACGGTTTGCAAGTTCAATGTTTCAGCTCTGGATGTCAAATTCATAAAGACTGTCACTGTGCACAACAAAAGTGGTTTCACTCATGATCTTCCCATATTAAGACACTGGACACCGGTTTAACTCAGTTCAACTGCTGTGAAGGTTATCCGATCACAAATGTCAAATTCACAAACAAAGTATATTTAAAGCCTCTACAGACCCTGTTACCAATGTGTCTGCGTCGGTTTGACATGGGGGATCGGCTATGGCTCCTCCGGTGACGATACTCCCCGCTACGAGATCTGCTCCTGGAGCCGCGTCTACGAGAGCGGGAACGAGAGCGGGAGTAGTGCCTGCGTGAGCTCCGGTGGGACCGGGACCTGGGGATATGACAGAAATGTGACTCTTCCAAAACAGACATACACAACTGTTAGTGTTTAAGAATCCACACATCACAACCAACTGAAGCCAGTCGTACCTAGATTTGGATCTAGATCGCGAACGAGACCTGGACCTGGAATGGCGGGAGCCATCTTTGGAGCGTGCTGGCGAGTGGCTGGTTGACTTGGCAGAGCCCCGAGGGGATGCACTCCTCGAGCCGGGCCGAGAGTCCTAGACACACCAGACACCGAGGTCAGGAACACTCTGACGCCAAGCGCTTGTCAAAAAACAGGAATTAGGGGACAGAAGGTGGTGGCGCTCGCCCTCCACGTGACTCTTTCAGAAGGAGTTCACCATATATTTGATGTTTAACAGGTTTTACACAAAATAATTAGATATTTGATAACATAAAGTCGTACATTGTAACAAATTTTATAATTTAGCTTGAAATTGTAATAGAACAAAAAATAAGCCTAAAATACATGTAAGGATGGACCAGTGATGTTTCTGataaagagaggaaataaattgTGCATGCTTTAGAGAAAGAAACAGGATGAAATAGAGCAAATTGTTAGGAAATTACTCATACCCTGGTAAACTTCTGATCTTAACTTCATTACTTCTGTAACTTCATTACTTCAACAACAAcccttcatttcttctttcttctctttgacATTATgacttcttttttcctcctcttcccccatTTATCATCTGCCATTACAACACTAGTAGTGGGGACAGATCTTGATCGCTTCTTTTCAGCATCCAACACATTAGCATGCATCAACACCATCAGcgtcaaacaaaacaacttcGCATCTGAAATCGTCTTCcgcctttttctttcttccaacCTCAACCTTAACAAAGAACAAACAAGGGTGGTAAGGCATGATGTTGGTTTCTGTTGAAAACCAGAAAGgtacaaagaaaacaattgCAAAAGAACATAGATCAGGTGAATACATGTCAGTATGTTAGCTTGACAAAGTCTCAAGAGCTGcaacaaaatacatattttatccATTTATTAGTTTGAGTATCTTCTTGCTTCGTCTCAATTATTTGCTTCATTTTcccaaaagtaaatgttttattaacaaaCGCAACTTTAGCTTTTTgggctaaaaaaaaatgttgggaATCAACATTTCCAAGTTTGCTGATCGATTAAATCAAAATACTGCACGCGATGTAACCAATGATGGAGAAGAATCAATAGTTGTGTTTAACAACCATTCACCAACACTATGGATATCTGTCAGTAATAACAAACACTGGTGGTGGGTTAGCTACACCTGCAGCTGTGCTCTGTTGGTCCTTATGCTTTAGCTTAGCAAACGTTACGACACATTCACGCTGCGTTTATTACAGTACAGTATCTCTATAAGTAGTGGCTGCTGGCACGTGACGCTAAAGTCAATCTCACACAGGTAACATTTAAACTTTAGGTCTGAGGCccgtttttaaaatgtgtttccaccATCGGCCCTGCAGGCATGGCTAAGCTAGCTCTGAAAACATCAGCTAGCTAAACGTCATATTTTTAAAGGGGATTTTCTCACCTGCTCCCTGAACTCTTTCTCGTTGTCACTCATTTTCTAACGTTGTTTGACAAAAGATGCGTAAAATCTAAGTGGTGAAGTAGCTTTAACGACAGATTTCACGTGACAGTGACGAATTTAACGCGACGCAGACGAAGCTGATCGGAGGCGGCTGAAGGAATGTTCGAGTCAACAGCGGGAGGTTTCCTGTTCCGgttggattttcaaaataataaaaaagtataCAAACCCTTTCATTTGCGCAAAGCAGAAaattaaagggaaaataaatgtttgaccaCTGATGCAATCGATTTCTTCAGTGAATAGATATTATTATCTACTACTGGGGCTGTAACAAACTATCAACACT contains:
- the LOC109636429 gene encoding obg-like ATPase 1 — its product is MPPKKGEAPKQPPLIGRFGTSLKIGIVGLPNVGKSTFFNVLTKSQAAAENFPFCTIDPNESRVPVPDERFDFLCQYHKPASKVPAFLNVVDIAGLVKGAHAGQGLGNAFLSHISACDGIFHMTRAFDDEDIIHVEGNVDPVRDIEIIHEELRLKDEEMMDPILDKLEKTAVRGGDKKLKPEYDIMIKVKNWVVEEKKPVRFYNDWNDKEIEVLNKYLFLTSKPMIYLVNLSEKDYIRKKNKWLAKIKDWVDAHDPGALVIPLSGALESKLLDIEDEEEKKKYCEELKTQSVLTKIIKTGYAALQLEYFFTAGPDEVRAWTVRKGSKAPQAAGKIHTDFEKGFIMAEVMKFIDFKEEGSENAAKAAGKYRQQGRNYIVEDGDIIFFKFNTPNAPKKK
- the LOC109636427 gene encoding transformer-2 protein homolog alpha-like isoform X2 is translated as MAPAIPGPGLVRDLDPNLGPGPTGAHAGTTPALVPALVDAAPGADLVAGSIVTGGAIADPPCQTDADTLANPDPNSCLGVFGLSLYTTERDLRDVFSKYGPLSDVNIVYDQQSRRSRGFAFVYFENREDSNEAKERANGMELDGRRIRVDFSITKRAHTPTPGIYMGRPTYGGGGGGGSGSGSGSSSSGGSSRRVSRDYDRGYDRGYDRGYDRDYDRYEDREYRSYRRRSPSPYYSRGYRSRSRSRSYSPRHY
- the LOC109636427 gene encoding transformer-2 protein homolog alpha-like isoform X1, which translates into the protein MSDNEKEFREQDSRPGSRSASPRGSAKSTSHSPARSKDGSRHSRSRSRSRSRSKSRSRSHRSSRRHYSRSRSRSRRRGSRSRSRSGEYRHRRSHSRSPMSNRRRHIGNRANPDPNSCLGVFGLSLYTTERDLRDVFSKYGPLSDVNIVYDQQSRRSRGFAFVYFENREDSNEAKERANGMELDGRRIRVDFSITKRAHTPTPGIYMGRPTYGGGGGGGSGSGSGSSSSGGSSRRVSRDYDRGYDRGYDRGYDRDYDRYEDREYRSYRRRSPSPYYSRGYRSRSRSRSYSPRHY
- the LOC109636427 gene encoding transformer-2 protein homolog alpha-like isoform X3, encoding MSNRRRHIGNRANPDPNSCLGVFGLSLYTTERDLRDVFSKYGPLSDVNIVYDQQSRRSRGFAFVYFENREDSNEAKERANGMELDGRRIRVDFSITKRAHTPTPGIYMGRPTYGGGGGGGSGSGSGSSSSGGSSRRVSRDYDRGYDRGYDRGYDRDYDRYEDREYRSYRRRSPSPYYSRGYRSRSRSRSYSPRHY